Within the Clostridia bacterium genome, the region ACCAAAACCTCAATAAGACCGCTGCCGATTGCGTATAAGATTACCGATATAATAATTCCTGTAAAAGGAACGGGCATAAGTTCCGGTAAAACCGCCATCAGGATCAGCCCCAGAGAGGATAATAACTGCGATGCTACCACACATTTTCGGTAACCGATTTTGTCCGCAAATTTAGTCGCTGCTAAATCAACCAATAGTTGAGTCAGGTAAAATGTTACGGGAATCAGTGCGATTTCTTCAAATGAAATGTTGTAGGCATTTTTAAATGTAAGAAAGAGCAAGGGTGTAAAGTTTGCCGATATTGCTTGCGTTACAAAGCCAAGATAGCAGGCAATCAATGTTTTTTTATAGTTTTTTTGTTGCATTATGAGTAGACCTCTTATGTGTTAAAATTCTGTTATTTCATTAATAAAACCGCATTCTTTACCGATTATTTCAACCCATTTGCGCATGGTCTCATAATCGGTATATTTCTTTGAGAATGCATGGTTTTTATATATTTTTCCGTCGACAGACCATTCAATAATCCAAAGCTCCGCATCATCTGACGGTGCAAGCTTTTGAATTTCAGTTGCGCTGTTTCTGTCCTGCAGCCAAATACCTTTAGCGATTTGTTTTTTGTTTAAATCTTTGTCATACGCCGTAACAGTGTATTCTGCTTTCTTTTCAGAAAGGGTATCGTTCATGGCGTAAAGGTATAAATCTCCGCCAACCTCTTTGGATGTCGCGCTGATAAGAAATTCCTGCTGAGACTGTTTAATCCAGTGGTATGCAAGCTTTTTGTTAAAATCGCAATCTATAACCGAATAGTTACAAATCATGGGCCACATATCCATAAGCGACCACCAGATTACACCGGATTTGGACCAGCGACAAATTCTGCAGTACTCAATAATATCTTTAAAAAGCTCTGCGCTTATGAGATTGATTGCAAAAGCGTGATGCTTCCAGTCTGTAAAATCAAAATCTTTTTCAAAAAATTTCTTGATAAGATTTTTACCGCATCTTATCAGACCTGCCATATATCCGTCCAGCTGATGAAGGGGTTCGAAAGCAGGAATATCGTTACTTTTCCATAATCTTTCAAGGCGTGCTTTTTCCAATTCAAATATGCGTTCGTTTACCGTGAACGAATTGATTTCAATCGGACCCGTTTCACCGATAAATATTGATTTTGTGGTTTTCAGCTCCTGCTCGTAATCTTCGAACAGAGGATACATATGTGTTTCGGTCTGGTGATGTTCAAGCAATCCCTTTTTCCGTTCTCTAAAGTTGTCGTCACTTGCATAAGGCGAGCTTTCTATGTAAACGCGATAGGGGTCAAAATGAATTACAGCATCTTTTAAAATCTTTCGTGTGATTGTATTGTTACTCGGAGCAACCTGAGAAAAACGGTGATGCCAAGAGAGACATTCATCGTCTTCATTATCGCCACACCATATTGCCATAGACGGATGATTGCGGTATTTTTTGATTACATATTCTGCTTCTTTTGCAACAATACGGCAATACCATTCTTCGGTTGCAGGTGTTTCGCAGGCAAACATGAAATCGTGCCAGATGAGCAGACCGTTCTGATCACAGAAATCAAAAAAGGCTTTGTCTTCGTAAATGCCGCCACCCCAGATACGAACGGCATTACAATTTAAGTTTACAATTTCGTTGAGTGCTCTTTGATTTCTTGTAAGCGCATCCGCAATAGAACCAAGAGGGTGGAGTGGCTTCCAGTTCGTACCCCTTATAAACACTTTTTCTCCGTTTACAACAAAAACAAATTCTCCGTTTCCATCGCTGTCTACAAACTCTGTTTTTTCAAGCTCTATGGTTCGGATACCAAGCTTTTGCGTATAGCTTGCAACAGATTTCCCGTTTCTTACAATTTCTATTTTTAAGTCATAAAGCTTTGCTTTTCCAAAGCCTGCGGGCCACCAGAGTTCAATCTTATCTCTCGGAATTTCTATGTGCGAGCTTCCTTGGGTGAAAAACACTTTATGTGAATATGTATGTACAATTTCGTCTCTATCCGAGATTGTGTAAACCATGGTATCCTTCAGGCAATTGGTTTCTTCCGAAACGTATTGCCAGAACGCGCCGATGGCAACACTTTCTTCGCCAATTCTTTCAGTATACACATACACATCTTCAAAACGGTTTTTATCTAAAACTTCAATATATACCGGTCGGTATATGCCGGTTGTAAAGACTCTCGGTGCGTTGTCCCATCCACCATTATGCCGCGCCTTGCGGATGTGTGCAAGCATATCCCAGGTGCCGTAGTTGCCGTGTGGAGCAGAAAAAATATCATGCGGTTTATCTTGTGCATAAAGCTGACAGCTTCTGATGATAACCTTTAGTTCATTTTCATCCTTAAGCTTATCGGTTACGTCTAATTTATATGCAATGTGCATGTTTTCGCAATCTAAGATTTTTTCACCGTTTAAATAAACCTGTGCGATTGTATCTATACCCTCAAAAACAAGTTGTTTTTTTCCTTCGTTCAAATCTTTTGTAAGGAAGGTGGTCGTGTATGTCCAATCGTCAACAATTTCAAATTTTGTGGTTGCATACGCGTTGTCAACAGGCATATAGTCATCAATCAACCCAAGCTCAACAAGCTTTGGTTCCACATTGGACGGAACCTGAATTTTTGTATGAATCATTTTGTTATCGTCAGGATTTGTAAAGGATAAATCCCATAACCCGTTAAGAGAAAGCTGATTCATATTTTTACCTCCGTAATTCATTTTACGTTATTATATCACTATTCTTTCAAGAAAGCAAGAACATAAAGAAAAAAGAGTATGAGGATAAAATCACCTCATACTCAAAAAGTACAGATTTTATTTTGTTTGAATCAGATGGAAGAAAAGAAAAATTGCATCTATTAAAAGATTACTCAATATCAGTTTTTGGCTGTAAATTCAACGTGGACTAATTTTTGTCAATAGCCTTTTGCTGCAATTTTTTATAATTGTTTTTATATGCTATTCGCATTCCGCTAACCACCAAGCATATAGCTGAAGATAATTTCATAATGCCAATTGAAGATACAAGCACCTTATTTGATATAATAAATTCTCTTACAGCACTGATTCCAATAGCATTTACATTAAATTGTTGTACTAAATTTAAAATCCACATCAAAACCGGAACCCCGAAGCCTAACAGCGACATTGTGATAATCTCAATTGCAAAGGATCCATTTGATTTTTTGCTAAGGACAAGAATAATTGAGATAATTAAGCAAGCGACAATGTATAAAACACTTCCGATGGGTAAAATCGGTCGGTAATTAATAATATCAACTGAGGAAACATAGCGTGAAACCATTGGTTCCCAGAAGATTGTTAATACAGCTATCGAAATCAAAAATGAAACAGCAGAAATAATTACCGAAAGTATTGATAATACATTAATCGGCATTTTCTTGTTTGAAATAACTTTTTCGATAATTCTCATTCCGCTTGTTATCAAGCTCAACGCAACGGACAAGTTTGCAAAACCTACTGGAATAGCCATTATACTATTTGCAGTCCCCAAGATGGCCATAGAATTTTCCCCCATAGGATGTCCTGTTAGCATAGTTTGATTCAAATCCAATCTATAAGTTAAATACGGAAGAAGAAAACTTAAGAAAACTATTGATAAAATCTCAATTACAATAAACTTTCTTGATTTATAACTCGCAAGAAGAACTAAAGAAATAATAACACATCCTAATATGTATACCATATTTCCTCTTGGAATAATAGGTGTAGCTTTCGTAATAACTTCAGGACTATTTAACAAAACATTAATCGGCTCCCAAAGAAATGTCAAAATTGCTGTAGCAAGTAAAACACCTATGAGAGAAAGTATAATAGAAATAATTGATAATATTTTTACTGACTTATTCATAAAAAGTCCTCCAAATTTATTTTTTTATAATTATACCTTAAATTGTCTATTATGTAAATATGTTTATATAAATTAAATTCATAAAGTGTGTGCAACTGGCAACAAAATTTGCTTCTATAACAACCATCAAACCCTTGCAGGACATTGCTTTCAAGAGATTAACCGGCAATTTGTTGCCAGTTTGAACATCAAATTTACTGAAATGTTGAGATTACAACAAATCGTACAATGTGGCATCAAAAAAATGCAAAAATAATACCAAAAACCCCTTGACAATAGGCTTTACCTAATGTCAAGGGGTTTGAGAATTCATTGTTATTTCAATTATTTGAAATATCTCTTTAAAAGACCTTCTAAGCCCTTACCATGACGAGCTTCGTCAAGAACCTCTGATTTTGGAATGCTGATTTTATCAGCATTTGCGGCGTTTTTTGCTACTTCGATTTTGCCATTTCCCACGGATTTCCCACGAGTTAAAATTTCCCACGAAAAGTCCGTCAAAGCCAGTTATTTCAAGGGTTTGCAGGCTAAAATCTCGTCAAAATCCAAACCGTCGTATTTTTCTAAAAATTCCAGTAAAGATTTGCGTGTAACTTTCCTGCATCCAAGCTTAATTGACTTAAGGTGTCCGGCGTTAATCAGAGTATAAACAAAATTTTTGTTTACTTTAAGTATTTCCGCTATTTCACTTATAGTATACAATAATTCCCCTGATTTGTCAATGTTCCTGTTTAATTTTCCGGTCATGTTAACACCTCCTGATTATGCAATATGTGCAAGTCCCGAACGTAGTTTTTTTAACGCTTTATTTTTCTGCACATATATGTTGTTTGCACTTGTGCCAAGCAAGTACGCTATCTCTCCGGCAGTCAAGCCGCCGATAATGTTCAAAACAATAACAATCCTTTCAATCTCGTGGAGATTTAGAATTGCACTTATTACCATTTCGTTTTCAAGCTCGTTTATAATTATCCGGACCACCAATTTGTCAAATATCTTTTTGCAACCTTTTTTGATTTCTTTTTCAGTCAGTGGAACTGAGTCAGCAAAATCAGTTTTGTTTTTGTCGTACCAGTTTATAATTATGTATTGCATATAGGCTATCATATCATCGCCTCCCAATCCGTAGTATGCCCCTTTTTAACAGCCGTTGGCTCGGCGTACATAGCATTTCAGCTCTCCCGGGTTCTCCGCGAGGACCGTAGTCAAGTATCAATTACTGGCTGTATGTTTCATCGCATCCCGATTTGCCAATCAGTCGGTTTATAGTCTGATAGTTCTCGCTCGTGCCCTGTCGGGCAGTCTTGGCGTATCAACTAACGTGCTGGCAGTTTTGCCGCCCATACAGCTTTACGATTAAAAAGGTGCTATTCAGTTGTAAATGTTCAGATAAGATTTATGTGATGCTTTTTGTGTTTTTTAGTATCACAATTTATCTGTTTAGCTTCATTATACATATCAAAGGTGTACGTACCGTTCACCTTATAAAAAATAATTTATATTTTTTCAAATCCTCCTTTCTTAAAACCCATTTTATCGGGTAAATATGAAAGAAACCTTCACATTTAAAAAATTTTTTTCAAAAATTTTTATCTCCCCTTTCTTGACACCCATTATACAGGTCAAAGGTAAAAGCCAGCTTTACCTTTGAAAATTTTTTTTGATTTTTTTGAAGTTTATTATCTCTCCGCTGATTTTAGTGTAACATCTAAATACCGCAGATTTTACGGGTAATTCAAAAATTATTTCAAGAACTTTAAAAAAAGTTT harbors:
- a CDS encoding helix-turn-helix domain-containing protein, encoding MTGKLNRNIDKSGELLYTISEIAEILKVNKNFVYTLINAGHLKSIKLGCRKVTRKSLLEFLEKYDGLDFDEILACKPLK
- a CDS encoding sigma-70 family RNA polymerase sigma factor; amino-acid sequence: MIAYMQYIIINWYDKNKTDFADSVPLTEKEIKKGCKKIFDKLVVRIIINELENEMVISAILNLHEIERIVIVLNIIGGLTAGEIAYLLGTSANNIYVQKNKALKKLRSGLAHIA